GAGGGCAGTTTCGGCTTTGCCATTATGTAATTGCAAATTTGCTTGGGTATTGAGTGCTTGCGCCCACAGAATTGCATCAGCAGAAGGAATAGAGGTTTGCAACAGTTTCAGACTTTGTTCAATAGATTGACTGGCTGCTTCCCATTGGTTAAGTTCCTGTTGTGCCAGTGAAAGGTAACTCAAGCTTAGGGCTTCGTTGGTGCGATCGCCTTGGGTATGATACTGCTGTGCTGCCGTTTGCCAAATCTTCACGGCTTCTGTAAAGCGTCCTGAACGGTAAAGATTTCGTCCCTGTTCTAACTGGTTAGTGGATGCTGAGGCATTCAGAGCAGAGTTTGCCGATACTTGCACAGATGCTCTCACAGGAGTAATGGTGACAGCCAAACATAAGCTCAAAATACTCAGGCTAATGTATAGTAGCCAACGACATTGTTTAATTGGGAAAGCCATAAATAATTACTATAAAGGGTAATCACAGCACTCATTTAAATATTGCCCAACTAATCATGGGATCTATCAATAGCAGCTTTTACCGTTTAGTGTTTGTTGAGCGATCGCATAAAATTAAAAATGACCAATTATTGATTGCGATCGCAGTTAATTTTGCCGCAATCAATATTTTCGCCCTCCTATTTTTATCGCAAACTCGTGTCGATGCTAATACCCGATGGCATTATTTATCAACCAAAGAAAATATTCATCCTGGAATTTCAATGATAAATTCCGTACCTTCACCAATGACAGAGTTCAAACTCAATTTACCACTGTGAACTTCTTCGACAATTTGCCGAGCGATCGCTAGTCCTAATCCCGTCCCTTTGCCAACTGCTTTAGTTGTAAATAAATGGTCAAAAATCTTTTGCTTGACTGCTTCAGTCATCCCTAGAGCATTATCTTTAATATTAATAATTACTTTCTGTTTATTATCGCTAATCTTGGTGGTAATTGTGATGCAATTGGGATTTGTTTTAATCTCTTCAAAACCACGTCCAATATTTGACTCTTCTAAAGCATCAATAGCATTTGCGATAATGTTCATAAAAACCTGATTTAACTGTCCAGCAAAGCATTCTATAAGTGGTAGCTGACCATACTCCTTGAGAACTTGAATTTCGGGGCGAGTTTCTGAAGCTTTGAGGCGATGTTTAAGAATCAGAATAGTGCTATCGATGCCATCATGAATGTTACAGGCAATAGGGCGATCGCTATCAGCACGAGAAAAAGTTCGTAAGGAAGTACTAATATCTCGAATTCGCTTCACACCTTCTCGCATAGAATTGACTAATTTGGGTAAGTCTTCGCGGATGTAATCGAGGTCAATGGCTGCGATTTCATCTTTAATTTCGGCATCAGGATTGGGATATTTATGCTGATACAAATCTACCAAAGCAAAGATATCTTTGATGTAATCTAAAGCAGGTTGAATATTGCCACCGAGGAAACCGACAGGATTGTTAATTTCGTGAGCTACACCTGCAACGAGGTTTCCTAGTGCAGACATTTTTTCACTCTGTACCAGTTGCATTTGGGCCCGTTGAAGTTCTACAAGTGCTTGTTCTAGATTTTGTTTTTGTTGTTTGAGTTCTTCTTGTGCTTGCTGACGTTCTGTAATATCTTCTGTTACTAATAAAATACCGAATAGATTTCCATTGACATCGCGTAGAGGCATTTTATTAGTATCCAACCAGACTTGCTGACCATCTGCTAGCTGCGATTGTTCAATGATGTGAAGTTCTGCTTGACCAGACTCGATTACACGCTTATCCCAACTACGATACAAATCTGCTTCTTCCTCGGTTATCGATAAATCATAATCGGTTTTACCCACAATCTCATCGGGCGAATTTAAGCCTATTACCTTGGCAAAACCCTGATTACAGCCAAGATAAACTGAATTGAGATTTTTCCACGCTACCCACTGCGGGACGGTATCAAATACCAGGCGTAATAATTGTTGGGTTTGTTTGAAGGCTTCAACTGATGTAAATAATTCCTGGGTTCGTTGAGCCACTCGTTCTTCTAGTTGCTCAGTAAGTTGTTTGAGTTCGGCATTTTTCGCTTCCAGCGTGCGGCTCAATTGGTTAAGCTTTAAGTGCGATCGCACCCTTGCTAAAACTTCGCTTTGTTGAAATGGTTTGGTAATGTAGTCAACGGCTCCTAGTTCAAAGCCTTTGATTTTGTTCACCGATTCAGATAAGGCAGTAATAAAGATAATCGGAATATTTTCGTTTCTGGGATTAGCTTTGATGCGCTGACAGGTTTCAAAGCCATCCATCCCCGGCATCATCACATCCAGTAAAATCAAAGACACAGGTGTATATTCTAGTTGTTGGAGGGCGCTTTCACCACTTGTCGCGATCGCCACTTCCAGACCATCATGGGCTAAGGTGTCTGAAAGCACCTTTAAGTTATTTGGCACATCATCGACGATCAGAACAATGCCATTATCTAACAAGTTTGTAACGTGATGGTCAAATGTGATTGAATTTCCAGAGAGTTGTATCATGGCAAAAATGATAATGAGATAACAAAGGCAATTAGGCTTAGATACTGGGGATTAGATTAGAATTACAATAAATTTTTCCTACTTGCTCTAATCAAGGGAGATACTTTTCAATAAATGTTTGGATCCTTTCAATCTGAAAATTGTCTGCATATTCCCGAATTTCTTTCACAAATGGCTGGTACTGCTCGTCGGCTTTTTCCAAAGTTTTTAGCTGCTGCTCAATGGCCATCAAGCGTCCCTGCAATGCTAATGTGTGTAATTGCGATAAAAATTCATTAGTTGGGGGAACGATCTCAGATGAAGTTGATGGGGGCGTTTCTGTAGAGTTAAATGGTACTGATTCTCCAACCTGGGAGTTGTCTTCATAAATCCATTTCAGATTCAGGTATTTTTCTAACAACTTCAGCAACGCTGAGGCTTCTACAGGCTTGGGCAAAAACGCATTAGCTCCGGCGGTGATACTCTCATTCTGGTTACTTTCAAATACACTAGCCGAAGAAGCGATCGCTGGAACATTCTTCAATTCAGGAATCTGTCGCAACTGGCGCAGCATCTCATAGCCATCCATTTCTGGCATCATCAGGTCTGTAATAATCAGATCGGGAAGAATCTCCTTCGCCTTTGTTAACCCTTCTCGACCATTGCTGACGGCAATCACAGCAAAACCCAAAGGTTCTAGTAAACTGACCAATACTGATTGATTCTCCCAACGGTCATCTACTACCAAAAGCTGGCGTTGGCTGCCTTCAAATCCCACAATCTTGCCTTGCTTAGTTGTTCGCAGACTTGCTGCCCAATCTTTGGCTTCGGGAAATTCAGCTTCAAACCAGAATGTGCTACCTTGTCCAAGTTGGCTATCCACATTTAAGGTGCTACCCATTAGAGAAACGATTTGCTGACTAATTGCTAGTCCGAGTCCAGTCCCTTCTCCTTGCTTCTTCATATCACCTACTTGCTCAAAGGGCTGGAAGATTTTTTTAAGTCCGGCTGGTGATATCCCCACCCCTGTATCTTCGATCTCAAAGCGAATTTGATAGTTTGGAGTTTCTCGTTTGTAAGTTTTAACGCGAAACGTCACTCCGCCTTCGTCAGTAAACTTAATGGCGTTTCCTAACAAATTAATCAACACCTGGCGCAGACGTTTTTCATCGACTGTAACTCCCACAGGTAAATCAGAATCCGGTTGATAAGTGAAGGGAATTCCTTTTTGGCTAGCACGAACGCGCATCATCTCAGCAATGCCTTCGAGCAACGCCGGAAAATACGCATCTTCGGGATACAATTCCAATTTACGGGCTTCAATTTTGGCGAGGTCAAGCACATCATTAATCAGATTCAGTAAATGATTGCCGCACTGATAAATGATATCGATACCCTTTTTCCCTCGTTCTGTTAAGGGTTCACCATTTTGAAGAATTTGGGCATAACCCAGAATGCCATTAAGCGGTGTTCGTAGTTCATGGCTCATGTTTGCCAAAAACTCGCTCTTGGCTTGGTTTGCAGTATCGGCTTTCTCTTTTGCTTCTGCTAGTTCTAGCGTCCGTTCTTCTACCTTTTGTTCTAAGGTAGCAAAGGAGGTTTGCAACTGGCTGGCCATAGTATTAAAGGATGTGGCAAGTTCTCCCAGTTCATCGGTGCGTTCGCTCGGTAGAGTTGCATTCCAGTTTCCCATTGCCAACTCTTTGGCGGCATTATTGAGTTGTAATACGGGCTGCACCACCAGCGATCGCGACAGCCAACGAACTACAACTAGGGTCAGTAACAACACGGTGATAAAAGTCATCAGACCCAATCCAGCAACCCAAATTTCCCGGCGCACCACAGAACTTGCATCCAGTTCAATCACCAAAAATCCATTTACCCGACCCTGAAGATTGGTAATTGGTGCATAGCCGTAAAGAACGGTTTCGCCATTTGCAGTCTGGTGAAATTCCTGCCCAACAAACGGTGCATTCCTTGCCACGGCTACATTCAAATCATTTAATGACTCTTTATAATCCATTCCAATCAATACCGTTTTGTCTCGATCGGCAGGATCGTAGTTTAAGACATAGACAAATTTTTTATCTGGTTGTCGCCTTACCGTATAGATACGGAGAATATCTTTGCTAGTTCCTTGAATAGCTACAAGCTTATCTTGATTGATTTTGTAAAAGGCTGAGGTGCGATCGCTATGCTGAAGAACCAATCCGTGATAATCGCTGTCGATTTGGGGAACTGCCAAACTGACAATCGCCAAAAGACGATTATGAATTCCCTGCCGTTGAGCAGAACGCAACTGCCAGTACATTCCCGAAGCCAGTGCCCCAGCCATCACCGCAATTAGCACCGAATAGGAAACAATAATTTTTGTGCTGAGGTTCCAATTTCGCACTGGTGTAGCTCCTTTCAAGCCCCAAACTACTCGGATTAGTAATGCATTGTTAGTTACTTCCAATGCTATTTTTGCCCAATTGTTCCTAGAATGCCCACTTAATTTATCAAATGAACAATTTAATTGGGAATTGGGAATTGGGGAAGAAACTTGTTAAATAATTCTCCCTTATCTCCCTGCCCCTTTGTCACCCCCT
This genomic interval from Nostoc sp. KVJ3 contains the following:
- a CDS encoding response regulator, whose translation is MIQLSGNSITFDHHVTNLLDNGIVLIVDDVPNNLKVLSDTLAHDGLEVAIATSGESALQQLEYTPVSLILLDVMMPGMDGFETCQRIKANPRNENIPIIFITALSESVNKIKGFELGAVDYITKPFQQSEVLARVRSHLKLNQLSRTLEAKNAELKQLTEQLEERVAQRTQELFTSVEAFKQTQQLLRLVFDTVPQWVAWKNLNSVYLGCNQGFAKVIGLNSPDEIVGKTDYDLSITEEEADLYRSWDKRVIESGQAELHIIEQSQLADGQQVWLDTNKMPLRDVNGNLFGILLVTEDITERQQAQEELKQQKQNLEQALVELQRAQMQLVQSEKMSALGNLVAGVAHEINNPVGFLGGNIQPALDYIKDIFALVDLYQHKYPNPDAEIKDEIAAIDLDYIREDLPKLVNSMREGVKRIRDISTSLRTFSRADSDRPIACNIHDGIDSTILILKHRLKASETRPEIQVLKEYGQLPLIECFAGQLNQVFMNIIANAIDALEESNIGRGFEEIKTNPNCITITTKISDNKQKVIINIKDNALGMTEAVKQKIFDHLFTTKAVGKGTGLGLAIARQIVEEVHSGKLSLNSVIGEGTEFIIEIPG
- a CDS encoding ATP-binding protein, with product MEVTNNALLIRVVWGLKGATPVRNWNLSTKIIVSYSVLIAVMAGALASGMYWQLRSAQRQGIHNRLLAIVSLAVPQIDSDYHGLVLQHSDRTSAFYKINQDKLVAIQGTSKDILRIYTVRRQPDKKFVYVLNYDPADRDKTVLIGMDYKESLNDLNVAVARNAPFVGQEFHQTANGETVLYGYAPITNLQGRVNGFLVIELDASSVVRREIWVAGLGLMTFITVLLLTLVVVRWLSRSLVVQPVLQLNNAAKELAMGNWNATLPSERTDELGELATSFNTMASQLQTSFATLEQKVEERTLELAEAKEKADTANQAKSEFLANMSHELRTPLNGILGYAQILQNGEPLTERGKKGIDIIYQCGNHLLNLINDVLDLAKIEARKLELYPEDAYFPALLEGIAEMMRVRASQKGIPFTYQPDSDLPVGVTVDEKRLRQVLINLLGNAIKFTDEGGVTFRVKTYKRETPNYQIRFEIEDTGVGISPAGLKKIFQPFEQVGDMKKQGEGTGLGLAISQQIVSLMGSTLNVDSQLGQGSTFWFEAEFPEAKDWAASLRTTKQGKIVGFEGSQRQLLVVDDRWENQSVLVSLLEPLGFAVIAVSNGREGLTKAKEILPDLIITDLMMPEMDGYEMLRQLRQIPELKNVPAIASSASVFESNQNESITAGANAFLPKPVEASALLKLLEKYLNLKWIYEDNSQVGESVPFNSTETPPSTSSEIVPPTNEFLSQLHTLALQGRLMAIEQQLKTLEKADEQYQPFVKEIREYADNFQIERIQTFIEKYLP